The following are encoded together in the Oncorhynchus kisutch isolate 150728-3 linkage group LG8, Okis_V2, whole genome shotgun sequence genome:
- the LOC109895823 gene encoding E1A-binding protein p400-like isoform X5, with amino-acid sequence MHHGSGQQHMQRQLQRSKSITGSEAEEQQQQTMAVTQQQATANHPQSPVTTFASAASPSAPKSPNYQIIMSRSPVTGQNMNITLQNVSQMVTGNQQITLTPLPLQNPGSPGFQHTAPQWRFEHAPSSYIQVTSPLPQSMQPQSPTQHNPVPLHRPGAPGAGLSVCGQSPTRFVDTGMLVRQISLGSPSGSGHFVYQEGTGLTQLAPTTAGQVQLQLSSPGAPGSVRERRLSQPHLQTGGTIHHLGPQSPVVSGTALPTLGSPGHITTSNLPPQISSIIQGQLARPMIFEKTLGVVAGVGTAATASFNMPSTIPPSSPSLTNPPQGIPNPPLTPTGMSMGSIKKQIPKKLEEIAPSNPEVAQLRKQCLEHHTKKMEGLKEVFKDYLIELFFLQHLQGNMMDYLAFKKKPCVPLFTYLRQNDLDLEEESEEEEQSEVINDEVKVVTGKDGQAGTPVAIATQLPPNVSAAFSSQQQFQVHLGASGSMTNPGDMDAFKRQQAMAHADQAKRSRIEVGRHRMIFQHPGVLGSPGVPLQQLMPTAQGGMPPNPQSVQIPGQKQNQPLYDPSKGPPVQNAASLHTPPPQLPGRLPQGALSMAGLPMALSQQSQLLESSPQATNLLQAQVKVQGAGPIMAPVNHHTQLQQQMQSGLHLQMQAQQLQQPQPMLQPGQATVALARPGAESNQPGQRMMINSLSNPSMSPAPLNVPNSLPSPHTISPLRHPGSNITPATQSKLAGPNSTSTIKMGGFVQGSGMQSSEGSSQDKQAEQTKLECQVHQRISELRKEGQWSASRLPKLMESSRPKSHWDYLLEEMQWMAADFAQERRWKMAAAKKLVRTCSRYHDEQKKMEAKFKKEEELRLRHIASTIAREVEFFWSNIEQVVEIKLQFEIYEKRLKMLSLQRASSKGQDVKPTQSTADKAEKDEPTMSSRKRKSSTSLAEEVQDEESTIEEQEAMEVTADQRAELADLAKDAEMPLDALVKQYAGAYTDNFDWPQPAPPSDEEDREETEEMESSLDSPHEAVVIDSLLSVDQYRGSDKACPPGADGKPKKDIAEVAAATELILPKGSARTTSSVRSQAPFLLHGSLREYQQIGVDWLASLHKKHLNGILADETALGKTVQIVAYLAHLACQEGIWGPHLVVVRTCKMLSWEMEFKRWCPGLKILLYLGNRHECRAKRRWWAEANSFHVCVTSYKLLLKDQNHFLRRRWKHLVLDEVQLIKNMSEKHWETIFALKSQQRILLINTPLHNTLKELWTMIHFLLPGITRPYTDFPVKPGTDQNQDYCHKLVIRLHRMIQPFILRRCKRDVEKQLPKKYEHILKCRLSSRQRSMYEDILTQPGAQEALKPGHFVSVLQVLLQLQRICNHPDLVNIRETSSSYVCLSLQYNTPSLVLGALQEDQRTSLDLSLFDLISNENRLTRYETEEVLPKLKVTRQLIEELHRTPDPPARPKPCKIKPMRLFQPVQYGTKPEGRLVPMSSTVGQQRPPATTTPDTSTAHQSAQTRGKSPVTTTTATQVAGTAIQKAQTTSAATGTTGSAVGSSGSAATGQHVVGTVALGQALCGAAQPTLPGIVQVHRPSLGPTHAIQPSLVPQRLVLTSQAQARLPSGDVVKIAQLASIAGSQNRISQPETPVTLQFQGNKFTLSPSQLRQLTTGQPLQLQGTLGNILQIVSAPGQQILRPQGSMLMQTVPQAVPVSNSSSTPGTPSPPTHQVSASGVSVKPAPAAPIAPQESSEERSRLLKERLSRLFSSNERRCGRSVLYGADLLQACSVTPGAPHSALSPRGWRWVGRDSCLRAQRTPVATTTHLQSALLSSTHRQDAGSHLVSRLSCVVPVAVAPPPHLYAANPPALYSLEQKSISRRLREAAAPYSTEIHRLASGHQLEFPDLQLMQMDSGKLEALAILLQKLRSENHRVLIFTQMVKMLDILEAFLDHRQLTYIRVDESLTTEERQEHMKTFNRNRQVFCSILTNRCCSGVGTVFDADTIIFYDTDLNPSMDARTQEWCDKIGRFKDIHIYRLESGNSIEEKLLKNGTKDLIREVAAQGTDYTLAFLTQRTIQDLFEVETGSGEKVEEFVVLHQEPSPSEAISPRVARPYIQALHSISLDAPPPEWQGEEGQEEDLEKEAQVKEEPSQLEELSAVMDQLTPIEKYALQYLEYLHVSEDEHVAKERLLCAKRGWEVQHLQKLKAEDSERMIIEDEENLFTYTREDAYNMEYVFDGEDGQTEIMPLWTPPTPPQDDNDIYIDSVICLMYDSAPMPESKLPPVYIRKEHKRLKMDPSAGRKKKKGHGETVIPPRSLFEKASMLKVRREGKDQNKNFSLKQQAPFAKPLPSLVKPAMEAGQDNPEWLISEDWALLQALKQLLELPLNLTIMSPAHTPNWDLVSDVVNSCSRIYRSPKQCRNRYENVIIPREEGKLVYEANPKKKTKSIYKSKNSRPLRTCQIYTQDDNATHIQLYNSRFELMKIIASKRSPPIKPLLGMNPFQKNPKHASVLAESGIGYDKPLPPIQVASQRAERIAKEKKALAEQQRTQQLAQQAGAPQAVAGAAQPQAGAPAVGQAQAPGVPQASAATGATAVPNTTVLAGAIKNAAGGATIQTGTVAGNVIVNTVSGVPPSPFQANKRLASPGQVIPGTLSPAGAAGAQVVHSQQRAVPAAATPGEVIAIATGQGVRAVTPVTASAVVSTTLTPVQSQTRSLVTQVTPATGMQLPQGKPITQAHLHMLRQQQLQQQQQQQASSTQGIKAVGKPQELLKMHKQKMQMSQQQVAVAAAQGQQQAGQQASQVQLANPQAAQANPQLAAVAAAPRAGAVLAGSTVANLQLARLTRVPTQGQIQAQPGQTAQVTLTKPPVVSVPAVVSSAGVTTLPVSVAGISVAIGQGQKTGGPVLPPPFPQMQVQQLLQMKKQQAAVQAAAAQQKAVEPQQGPATVQQKLGTQQMTVQGPQAAQQQKVTYAATTQLQTGIKTQFFTTSIAQAGKPTGAQQIQVAKLPQIVQGQSTVANIQQIVSPPQQIHSQTVPLTQTASSAQPQGQMIPSGTSQVVQQKLLQQQVVTAVASPQIQTTSPHSPAQQAQAPAAAESPVLQQPAKGQARGGSMRGKNQAKPSGGSS; translated from the exons ATGCACCATGGGAGTGGACAACAGCATATGCAACGGCAACTTCAGAGATCCAAGTCCATCACTGGATCTGAAGCagaagagcagcagcagcagaccaTGGCAGTTACTCAACAGCAGGCAACAGCCAACCACCCACAATCACCTGTGACCACGTTTGCATCTGCAGCCAGCCCTTCAGCCCCCAAGTCACCCAACTACCAGATAATCATGAGCCGCAGCCCTGTCACAGGCCAGAACATGAACATCACCTTACAAAATGTCAGTCAAATGGTGACGGGCAACCAACAGATCACCCTCACCCCGCTCCCCCTCCAGAACCCAGGCTCTCCCGGCTTCCAGCACACAGCTCCGCAATGGAGGTTTGAGCATGCCCCGTCCTCCTATATCCAAGTGACCTCACCCCTGCCCCAATCCATGCAGCCCCAAAGTCCCACCCAGCACAACCCAGTACCCCTCCATCGACCTGGGGCACCCGGAGCAGGACtgagtgtgtgtggacagagccCAACACGTTTTGTTGATACTGGCATGCTTGTGAGACAAATCAGTCTTGGCAGCCCATCTGGAAGTGGCCACTTTGTTTACCAAGAGGGGACAGGGTTGACACAGCTGGCTCCAACCACAGCTGGGCAGGTGCAGCTGCAACTGTCCTCCCCAGGGGCACCAGGCTCTGTGCGGGAACGCAGGTTGTCACAGCCTCATTTACAGACTGGAGGCACCATCCACCACCTTGGACCTCAGAGTCCTGTGGTCAGTGGCACTGCTCTGCCCACACTGGGGAGCCCAGGCCACATCACCACCTCCAACTTGCCACCTCAAATCAGCAGTATCATCCAGGGGCAGCTGGCGCGTCCCATGATATTTGAGAAGACTCTTGGTGTGGTAGCTGGAGTGGGCACAGCTGCCACAGCATCTTTCAATATGCCTTCCACCATTCCTCCTTCCAGCCCTTCCCTCACTAACCCTCCCCAAGGCATCCCCAATCCCCCCCTTACGCCTACCGGCATGAGCATGGGCTCCATCAAGAAACAGATACCCAAAAAGCTGGAGGAGATTGCACCTTCCAACCCAGAAGTGGCCCAGCTGAGGAAGCAGTGTCTGGAGCACCACACTAAGAAGATGGAGGGTCTGAAGGAGGTCTTCAAAGACTACCTGATTGAGCTGTTCTTCCTCCAGCACCTCCAGGGGAACATGATGGACTATTTGGCTTTCAAGAAGAAGCCCTGCGTCCCGCTTTTCACTTACCTGAGGCAGAACGACCTGGACCTTGAGGAGGAATCAGAAGAGGAGGAGCAGTCAGAGGTCATCAATGACGAG GTCAAGGTTGTCACTGGAAAGGATGGACAGGCGGGGACACCAGTTGCCATAGCTACACAGCTTCCACCCAATGTTTCAGCAGCATTCTCTTCCCAGCAGCAGTTCCAG GTCCACCTGGGAGCATCAGGCAGCATGACAAACCCAGGGGACATGGATGCCTTTAAGAGGCAACAGGCAATGGCACACGCAG ATCAGGCTAAGAGGTCCCGGATTGAAGTTGGTCGCCATAGAATGATTTTCCAGCATCCTGGTGTTTTAGGATCACCTGGCGTTCCACTCCAGCAGCTTATGCCGACAGCGCAAG GCGGGATGCCCCCCAACCCACAGTCAGTTCAGATCCCCGGGCAGAAGCAGAACCAGCCGCTCTATGACCCGTCTAAAGGGCCTCCGGTGCAGAACGCTGCCAGCCTGCACACCCCTCCCCCCCAGCTGCCAGGTCGCCTCCCACAGGGCGCCCTCTCCATGGCAGGCCTGCCCATGGCTCTCTCTCAGCAGTCACAGCTGTTGGAGAGCTCACCCCAGGCCACCAACCTGCTTCAGGCCCAGGTGAAAGTGCAGGGGGCCGGCCCCATCATGGCTCCAGTAAACCACCACACACAGCTCCAGCAGCAGATGCAGTCTGGCCTTCACCTCCAGATGCAGGCTCAGCAGCTACAGCAGCCTCAGCCCATGCTGCAGCCAGGACAGGCG ACTGTGGCTCTTGCTCGTCCTGGAGCAGAGTCCAACCAACCTGGCCAAAGAATGATGATCAACTCCCTGTCTAACCCCTCCATGTCTCCTGCCCCCCTCAATGTTCCCAACTcactcccctccccccacaccaTTAGCCCCCTCCGCCATCCCGGGTCCAACATCACCCCTGCCACACAGTCCAAACTGGCCGGGCCCAACAGCACTTCCACTATCAAAATGGGTGGCTTTGTTCAGGGCTCAGGTATGCAGTCATCAGAAGGGAGCTCACAGGACAAACAAGCTGAGCAGACCAAACTG GAGTGCCAGGTGCACCAGCGTATCTCTGAGCTGAGGAAAGAGGGCCAGTGGTCAGCCAGCAGGCTGCCCAAGCTCATGGAGTCCTCTCGGCCCAAGTCCCACTGGGACTACCTACTGGAGGAGATGCAGTGGATGGCAGCTGACTTTGCCcaggagaggaggtggaagatgGCTGCTGCCAAGAAG CTGGTTCGCACCTGTTCCCGTTACCATGATGAGCAGAAGAAAATGGAAGCGAAGTTCAAGAAAGAGGAAGAACTGAGGCTTCGTCACATTGCTAGCACCATCGCTAGAGAGGTGGAGTTCTTCTGGTCCAACATTGAGCAG GTTGTCGAAATAAAACTACAGTTTGAGATTTATGAGAAGAGACTGAAAATGCTCAGCCTGCAGAGAGCATCGAGTAAGG GACAAGATGTTAAACCTACTCAGTCGACAGCAGATAAAGCTGAAAAAGAC GAACCCACTATGTCATCAAGGAAGCGAAAGTCCAGCACTTCATTGGCTGAAGAAG TTCAGGATGAGGAGAGCACCATAGAGGAGCAGGAAGCGATGGAGGTGACAGCTGATCAGAGGGCAGAGTTGGCCGATCTGGCTAAAGATG CTGAGATGCCTCTGGATGCGTTGGTGAAACAGTATGCTGGTGCCTACACTGACAACTTTGACTGGCCCCAGCCTGCCCCACCGAGTGATGAGGAGGACCGGGAGGAGACTGAAG AGATGGAGTCCTCTCTGGACAGCCCCCACGAGGCTGTAGTGATAGACTCTCTGCTCAGTGTGGACCAGTATCGAGGTTCTGACAAGGCCTGCCCCCCTGGTGCTGACGGGAAGCCTAAGAAGGACATAGCAGAGGTGGCAGCCGCCACAGAACTCATCCTACCCAAGGGCAGTGCCAGGACCACCTCTTCT GTCCGCAGCCAGGCTCCTTTCCTGCTGCACGGATCACTGCGTGAGTACCAGCAGATTGGAGTGGACTGGCTAGCCAGCCTCCACAAGAAACACCTCAACGGCATCCTAGCAGACGAGACTGCACTGGGCAAGACCGTGCAGATTGTGGCCTACCTGGCCCATCTGGCCTGTCAAGAGG gtaTCTGGGGCCCCCACCTAGTTGTGGTGAGGACGTGTAAGATGCTGAGCTGGGAGATGGAGTTTAAACGCTGGTGTCCTGGCCTCAAGATCCTCCTCTACCTTGGCAACAGACATGAATGCAGAGCAAAGAGAAGG TGGTGGGCGGAGGCCAATAgcttccatgtgtgtgtgacgtCCTATAAGCTGCTGCTGAAGGACCAGAACCACTTCCTGAGAAGGAGGTGGAAACACCTGGTCCTGGATGAGGTGCAGCTCATTAAGAACATGTCTGAGAAACACTGGGAAACCATCTTTGCTCTCAAGAG TCAGCAGAGGATCCTCCTGATCAACActccactacacaacacactgaAGGAGCTGTGGACCATGATCCACTTCCTCCTGCCAGGCATCACCAGACCCTACACAGACTTCCCTGTCAAGCCAGGCACAGACCAGAACCAGGACTACTGCCACAAACTGGTCATTCGCCTACACAGG atgATCCAACCCTTCATTCTGAGGCGCTGTAAGAGGGACGTGGAGAAGCAGCTCCCTAAGAAGTATGAACACATCCTCAAGTGTCGCCTGTCCAGCAGACAGAGGAGCATGTATGAAGATATCCTCACTCAGCCAGG AGCCCAGGAGGCGTTGAAGCCGGGTCATTTTGTGAGTGTGCTGCAGGTGCTGCTGCAGCTGCAGAGGATCTGTAACCACCCAGACCTGGTAAACATCAGGGAGACCAGCAGCTCCTACGTGTGTTTGTCTCTGCAGTACAACACCCCTTCCCTGGTGCTGGGAGCCCTGCAGGAGGACCAACGCACG AGCTTGGACCTGTCCCTGTTTGACCTGATCAGTAATGAGAACAGACTGACACGCTACGAGACGGAGGAGGTTCTACCCAAACTCAAAGTCACCCGTCAGCTGATCGAGGAGCTCCACAGAACCCCGGACCCACCGGCCAGGCCCAAGCCCTGCAAGATCAAACCCATGAG GTTGTTCCAGCCAGTGCAGTATGGTACCAAGCCAGAGGGTCGTCTAGTGCCCATGAGTAGTACTGTGGGTCAGCAGCGTCCTCCAGCCACCACTACCCCCGACACCTCCACCGCCCATCAGTCAGCCCAGACCAGGGGCAAGTCCCCAGTCACCACCACTACCGCCACACAGG TGGCTGGGACGGCTATTCAGAAAGCCCAGACTACCTCTGCAGCCACCGGCACCACTGGGTCTGCTGTAGGCTCCTCTGGGAGCGCTGCCACTGGCCAGCATGTGGTGGGGACTGTGGCCCTGGGCCAGGCTCTGTGTGGTGCAGCCCAGCCCACTCTGCCTGGCATTGTCCAGGTCCACAGGCCATCCCTAGGCCCCACCCATGCCATCCAGCCCAGCCTGGTTCCACAGAGGCTGGTTCTAACGTCCCAGGCCCAGGCAAGGTTGCCTA GTGGAGATGTGGTGAAAATAGCCCAGCTGGCGTCCATAGCAGGCAGTCAGAACCGGATCTCCCAGCCTGAGACCCCCGTCACGCTGCAGTTCCAGGGCAACAAGTTCACCCTGTCCCCCAGCCAGCTCCGACAGCTCACCACAGGGCAGCCCTTGCAGCTCCAAGGTACACTCG GTAACATTCTGCAGATAGTGTCGGCCCCCGGTCAGCAGATCCTCCGGCCTCAGGGCTCCATGCTCATGCAGACGGTACCTCAGGCTGTACCCGTCTCcaactcctcctccacacctgGCACCCCATCCCCCCCAACCCACCAAG TTTCAGCCTCAGGGGTGAGCGTCAAGCCAGCTCCTGCTGCTCCTATTGCCCCTCAG GAGTCGTCAGAGGAGAGGAGTCGTCTGCTGAAGGAGCGTCTGAGCCGCCTGTTCAGTTCCAACGAGCGGCGCTGTGGCCGCAGTGTCCTGTACGGGGCTGACCTGCTCCAAGCCTGTTCTGTGACCCCAGGGGCTCCTCACTCTGCCCTGAGCCCCAGGGGCTGGAGGTGGGTGGGCAGGGACAGCTGCCTCAGGGCCCAGAGGACCCCTGTGGCCACCACCACACACCTCCAGTCTGCCCTGCTCTCCTCCACACACCGCCAGGATGCCGGCAGCCACCTAGTCAGCAG gtTATCATGTGTTGTCCCTGTCGCAGTAGCTCCTCCCCCTCACCTGTATGCAGCCAATCCCCCAGCTCTCTACAGCCTGGAGCAGAAGTCGATCAGTCGCAGGCTTCGGGAGGCTGCAGCCCCCTACAGCACAGAGATCCACCGCCTGGCCTCTGGACACCAGCTCGAGTTCCCTGACCTGCAGCTCATGCAGATGGACTCAG GTAAACTTGAGGCCCTGGCCATTCTGCTCCAGAAGCTGAGGTCGGAGAATCATCGAGTCCTCATCTTCACACAGATGGTGAAGATGCTGGACATCCTGGAGGCCTTCCTGGACCACCGGCAGCTCACATACATCCGCGTGGACGAGAGCCTGACCACAGAGGAACGCCAG GAGCATATGAAGACCTTCAACAGGAACAGACAGGTGTTCTGTAGCATTCTGACCAACCGCTGCTGCTCGGGCGTGGGGACCGTGTTCGATGCAGACACCATTATATTCTACGACACAGACCTCAACCCCAGCATGGACGCCCGCACCCAGGAGTGGTGCGACAAGATCGGACGCTTCAAGGACATCCACATCTATAG ACTGGAGAGTGGGAACTCCATTGAAGAGAAGCTGCTGAAGAACGGCACCAAGGATCTGATCAGAGAGGTGGCTGCCCAGGGGACTGACTACACCCTGGCATTCCTCACACAG CGAACCATCCAGGACCTGTTTGAGGTGGAGACCGGCTCTGGGGAGAAGGTTGAGGAGTTTGTTGTTCTGCACCAGGAGCCGTCTCCCTCTGAGGCAATCTCTCCCCGCGTGGCCAGGCCCTACATCCAGGCCCTTCACAGCATCAGCCTGGATGCCCCACCACCAgagtggcagggggaggaggGTCAGGAGGAGGACCTGGAGAAAGAGGCACAAGTCAAGGAAGAGCCCTCTCAGCTAGAGGAGCTCAGTGCTGTCATGGACCAG CTGACGCCGATAGAAAAATATGCCCTGCAATACCTGGAGTATCTTCATGTCAGTGAAGACGAACATGTTGCCAAG GAGCGACTGTTGTGTGCAAAGAGAGGCTGGGAGGtgcagcacctccagaaactgaAGGCTGAAGACTCAGAGAGGATGATCATTGAGGATGAGGAGAACCTGTTCACCTACACCAGAGAGGATGCTTACAACATG GAGTATGTGTTTGATGGAGAAGATGGCCAAACGGAAATCATGCCG CTGTGGACTCCACCTACCCCACCGCAGGATGACAACGACATCTATATCGACTCTGTCATCTGTCTGATGTACGACTCTGCCCCCATGCCGGAGTCCAAACTGCCTCCTGTCTACATCCGCAAGGAGCACAAGAGACTCAAGATGGACCCCTCGG CAggcaggaagaagaagaagggtcATGGGGAGACAGTgattcctcctcgttccctctttGAGAAGGCCAGCATGCTCAAGGTCCGCCGCGAGGGCAAGGACCAAAATAAGAACTTCTCCCTGAAGCAGCAGGCGCCCTTCGCCAAGCCTCTGCCCTCGCTGGTCAAACCTGCCATGGAGGCCGGACAGGACAATCCGGAGTGGCTCATCAGTGAAGACTGGGCCCTGCTACAG GCTTTGAAGCAGCTCCTGGAGCTCCCTCTGAACCTAACCATCATGTCTCCGGCCCACACGCCCAACTGGGACCTGGTCAGCGACGTGGTCAACTCCTGCAGCCGGATCTACCGCTCGCCCAAGCAGTGTCGCAACCGCTACGAGAACGTCATCATCCCCCGGGAGGAGGGCAAG TTGGTGTATGAGGCGAACCCCAAGAAGAAAACCAAGAGCATATACAAG TCTAAGAACAGCCGGCCGCTCCGGACCTGTCAGATCTACACCCAGGATGACAACGCTACACACATCCAGCTCTACAACAGCCGCTTTGAGCTCATGAAGATCATCGCCAGCAAGAGGAGTCCCCCCATCAAACCCCT TCTGGGGATGAACCCATTCCAGAAGAACCCCAAACATGCCTCCGTCCTGGCAGAAAGTGGGATCGGCTACGACAAGCCCCTCCCTCCCATTCAGGTGGCATCACAACGTGCTGAGAGGATTGCCAAGGAGAAGAAG GCCCTAGCAGAGCAGCAGAGGACTCAGCAGCTAGCTCAGCAGGCTGGAGCCCCCCAGGCCGTGGCCGGTGCTGCCCAACCCCAGGCTGGGGCTCCTGCTGTAGGCCAAGCCCAGGCCCCGGGAGTCCCCCAGGCCTCTGCAGCGACTGGAGCTACCGCTGTACCCAACACCACTGTCCTG GCTGGAGCCATTAAGAATGCTGCTGGGGGGGCGACCATTCAAACTG GCACCGTAGCGGGGAACGTGATTGTGAACACAGTGTCTGGAGTTCCTCCAAGTCCGTTCCAGGCCAACAAACGGCTGGCATCACCAGGTCAAGTCATACCAGGCACACTGTCT CCTGCCGGTGCAGCAGGAGCCCAGGTGGTCCACTCCCAGCAGAGAGCCGTACCTGCCGCTGCCACCCCTGGAGAGGTGATCGCCATAGCTACAGGTCAGGGTGTCAGGGCTGTTACCCCGGTGACCGCCTCTGCGGTGGTGTCCACCACTCTGACCCCAGTGCAGTCTCAGACCCGCTCCCTGGTCACTCAGGTCACACCAG CCACAGGCATGCAGCTGCCCCAGGGGAAGCCCATAACCCAGGCCCACCTCCACATGCTCCGCCAGCAGCAGctccagcagcagcaacaacagcaggcTTCCTCTACACAAGGCATTAAGGCTGTGGGCAAACCCCAG GAGCTGCTGAAGATGCACAAGCAGAAGATGCAGATGTCCCAGCAGCAGGTGGCAGTGGCAGCAGCCCAGGGCCAGCAGCAGGCAGGCCAACAGGCCTCCCAGGTCCAGCTGGCTAACCCCCAGGCAGCCCAGGCCAACCCACAGCTAGCTGCTGTAGCTGCTGCTCCCAGAGCCGGGGCCGTGCTGGCTGGTTCCACCGTAGCCAACTTGCAGCTGGCCAGACTG ACGCGGGTGCCCACCCAGGGTCAGATCCAGGCCCAGCCAGGGCAGACTGCCCAGGTGACCCTCACTAAGCCCCCCGTAGTCTCTGTGCCCGCTGTGGTCTCCTCCGCTGGCGTCACCACACTGCCCGTCTCTGTGGCTGGTATCAGTGTGGCCATTGGCCAGGGCCAGAAAACAG GTGGGCCGGTGTTGCCGCCCCCGTTCCCCCAGATGCAGGTGCAGCAGCTGCTCCAGATGAAGAAGCAGCAGGCAGCCGTGCAGGCAGCAGCAGCCCAGCAGAAAGCAGTGGAGCCACAGCAAGGACCGGCCACTGTGCAGCAGAAG tTGGGCACCCAGCAGATGACAGTGCAGGGTCCCCAGGCCGCCCAGCAGCAGAAGGTCACCTATGCTGCCACCACCCAGCTCCAAACTGGCATCAAGACCCAGTTCTTCACTACCTCCATCGCCCAGGCTGGAAAACCCACTGGGGCCCAGCAAATCCAG GTCGCTAAGCTCCCCCAGATAGTGCAGGGGCAATCCACTGTGGCCAACATCCAGCAGATCGTATCACCTCCACAGCAG ATCCACTCCCAGACTGTGCCCTTGACCCAGACTGCGTCCTCAGCCCAGCCCCAGGGCCAGATGATTCCATCAGGCACATCCCAGGTGGTTCAGCAGAAGCTTCTCCAGCAGCAGGTGGTGACTGCAGTCGCCTCGCCTCAGATCCAGACCACCTCTCCTCACAGCCCGGCCCAGCAGGCCCAAGCGCCTGCTGCAGCCGAGTCCCCTGTACTACAGCAGCCAGCCAAGGGCCAGGCTCGCGGAGGGTCCATGAGGGGCAAGAACCAGGCCAAGCCCAGTGGGGGCAGCAGCTAG